Proteins encoded together in one Penicillium digitatum chromosome 1, complete sequence window:
- a CDS encoding Glycoside hydrolase, family 43 yields MFGLIPLLLTALASAYPNQGPCTGNCWAHDPAMIQRVSDGKYYRFSTGTGVSIHSSPSIKGPWKDLGSALPDGSTITVDGVDSKNIWAPDVHYQNDQYYMYYVLSKIGTQNSQIGVATSKTMDPGSWTDHGSVGLPANDNYNRIDPAWITIGGKDFMNFGSFWGDIFQVQMETPLKVGGASPYQISWNATLNHREEGSYEFKHGDYYYLLYSAGIAGSYTKTFPAEGAEYHIRVCRSTTGLGDFVDADGKSCKETGGTMLLSSHDQIFGPGGPGVVNDKDLGVIMYYHYYPLSTKQSTTESNSANYRFAWNALGWENGWPFVKAT; encoded by the exons ATGTTTGGTCTCATTCCGCTTCTCTTGACTGCACTCGCCAGCGCATATCCCAACCAGGGTCCTTGCACAGGCAATTGCTGGGCCCATGACCCTGCCATGATCCAGCGTGTGTCTGATGGCAAATACTACCGCTTTTCGACGGGTACTGGGGTTAGTATTCATAGCTCGCCATCAATAAAGGGCCCCTGGAAAGATCTTGGCTCGGCATTGCCAGATGGGTCCACGATTACCGTCGACGGCGTGGACAGCAAAAACATCTGG GCCCCTGATGTTCACTACCAGAACGATCAGTACTACATGTATTATGTCCTGTCGAAGATCGGTACCCAGAACTCACAGATCGGTGTAGCAACATCAAAGACCATGGATCCTGGTAGCTGGACAGACCACGGTTCCGTTGGCCTCCCTGCAAACGACAATTACAACCGCATCGATCCTGCCTGGATCACCATCGGTGGCAAGGACTTCATGAACTTTGGCTCCTTCTGGGGCGATATTTTCCAGGTTCAGATGGAGACTCCATTGAAAGTTGGCGGCGCATCTCCCTACCAAATCTCCTGGAATGCTACCCTCAACCACCGCGAGGAGGGCTCGTACGAGTTCAAGCACGGTGACTACTACTATCTTCTCTACTCCGCTGGCATTGCGGGCAGTTATACAAAGACATTCCCTGCTGAGGGTGCTGAGTACCACATTCGTGTTTGCCGATCTACGACCGGTCTTGGTGATTTT GTTGATGCTGACGGAAAATCCTGTAAGGAGACCGGTGGCACGATGCTCCTCTCCAGCCACGACCAAATCTTTGGACCCGGTGGCCCTGGTGTGGTCAATGACAAAGACCTCGGAGTGATTATGTACTACCATTACTACCCACTTTCCACCAAGCAGAGCACCACAGAATCCAACAGCGCGAACTACAGATTCGCGTGGAACGCCCTCGGCTGGGAGAACGGTTGGCCTTTTGTGAAGGCCACTTAA